The Solenopsis invicta isolate M01_SB chromosome 12, UNIL_Sinv_3.0, whole genome shotgun sequence genome window below encodes:
- the LOC120359083 gene encoding uncharacterized protein LOC120359083: MLDRTIKQQVVLAGYISRMWVKLQKLGQAKITAYEVSSRLARLDDYWKRYQDMHFEIAADPEADKTNYVKDDYFTKTEEEYFGMRSKLNDLFVQLSRAGIVEVEERPGPSSTAVAPVLKQMQLPKLELPKFSGDQLEWEGFRNLFRSLVHDVTGVPKVQKLQYLMGCLTGEAAEVVAGVPLTDGAYDGAWQDLVMRYDNPRVLLCAHMRHLISCPAAIKSSAGEIKRLLGVLNQARRAFVSLERPVEAWDDWFIHLLVSKLNATTRMYWETSLLDSRDFPTFRQLQVYLENRVRALEAARVDAPLPRGGPGAGAKSAAKATRVACNTTVTPKTKAKTCSLSSGAHALTFCPKYKALPVAQRAEQVKKLGACLNCVKPGHRADSCPASGRCLVCGANHHTTLHGLGFGQSGGTTRDQPRGTEDTVADAISLTASVGSTAATSRRTVLLTTAQVLLEGSSGRQLRVRALLDTGSEASFITESAAQMLRAPRRRVRVAVSGLQGTRTGEAATAVTLGIRSRTDAAFRLETEAFVLR; the protein is encoded by the coding sequence ATGTTGGATCGAACGATCAAACAACAAGTTGTCCTGGCGGGATACATCTCCCGCATGTGGGTAAAACTGCAAAAATTAGGACAAGCCAAAATCACGGCGTATGAAGTCTCGAGCCGGCTGGCGCGCCTCGATGATTACTGGAAGCGTTATCAGGACATGCACTTTGAAATCGCAGCCGATCCCGAAGCTGACAAAACGAATTACGTCAAGGACGACTACTTCACCAAAACGGAAGAGGAGTATTTTGGTATGCGTAGTAAGCTTAATGATCTTTTCGTTCAGCTAAGCAGAGCGGGAATTGTAGAGGTGGAGGAGCGCCCTGGGCCGAGCTCTACGGCGGTCGCGCCGGTACTTAAACAGATGCAGCTTCCGAAGCTGGAGCTGCCGAAATTCTCCGGCGATCAACTCGAGTGGGAAGGTTTTCGAAATTTATTTCGCTCGCTCGTTCATGACGTCACGGGCGTTCCTAAGGTGCAGAAGCTTCAGTACTTGATGGGGTGCCTGACCGGTGAAGCAGCGGAGGTCGTCGCAGGCGTTCCCTTGACGGACGGCGCTTATGATGGGGCGTGGCAGGATTTAGTGATGCGCTATGACAATCCGCGAGTCCTGCTCTGCGCTCACATGCGCCATTTGATTTCTTGCCCGGCCGCCATTAAATCTTCGGCTGGGGAAATCAAACGATTGCTGGGCGTGCTCAACCAGGCGCGGCGGGCGTTCGTCTCATTGGAGCGACCGGTCGAGGCGTGGGATGATTGGTTCATCCACTTGCTCGTTAGCAAGTTGAACGCCACGACACGGATGTACTGGGAGACGTCACTCTTGGACTCGCGCGACTTTCCGACGTTTCGGCAATTACAGGTCTACCTAGAGAACCGGGTGCGCGCTCTGGAGGCGGCTAGGGTGGACGCCCCCCTTCCGCGAGGAGGACCGGGTGCGGGTGCGAAGTCCGCAGCTAAGGCCACGCGCGTTGCATGCAACACAACCGTGACTCCGAAAACAAAGGCGAAGACGTGCTCTCTCAGTTCGGGTGCGCACGCACTGACGTTCTGTCCCAAATACAAGGCATTGCCTGTTGCTCAACGCGCGGAACAGGTAAAAAAACTTGGCGCGTGTTTGAACTGCGTGAAACCTGGACATCGGGCGGATTCTTGCCCGGCCAGCGGTCGTTGCTTGGTGTGTGGCGCGAATCATCACACTACCCTGCATGGGCTTGGTTTCGGGCAGTCCGGAGGCACCACCAGGGACCAGCCACGAGGGACGGAGGATACTGTCGCCGACGCTATCTCCTTGACGGCAAGCGTGGGCTCGACCGCCGCTACTAGCAGAAGAACCGTCCTGCTGACCACGGCACAGGTTCTGCTTGAGGGATCGTCTGGAAGGCAACTGCGGGTGCGGGCTCTGCTTGATACTGGGTCAGAGGCCTCCTTTATAACAGAGAGTGCAGCCCAAATGCTACGCGCGCCGCGTCGCCGTGTCCGGGTTGCGGTATCCGGTCTGCAGGGTACGCGAACCGGGGAGGCTGCTACCGCTGTAACGCTTGGCATAAGGTCCCGAACAGATGCCGCGTTCCGCCTCGAGACGGAGGCATTCGTGCTCCGGTGA